One stretch of Scyliorhinus canicula chromosome 7, sScyCan1.1, whole genome shotgun sequence DNA includes these proteins:
- the LOC119968665 gene encoding 60S acidic ribosomal protein P1-like gives MASTSELACIYSILILHDNEVTVTEDKLNALIKTAGVTIEPFWPSLFAKALANIDVNSLICNVGAGSSDPAAAAVVSTAAPVAAEEKKKERNGRI, from the coding sequence ATGGCCTCCACCTCAGAACTCGCCTGTATCTACAGCATACTCATTCTGCATGACAACGAGGTCACTGTCACTGAAGACAAACTCAATGCCCTGATTAAAACAGCTGGTGTGACCATTGAGCCTTTCTGGCCTAGTCTGTTTGCCAAGGCGTTGGCTAATATTGACGTCAATAGTCTGATCTGCAACGTTGGTGCTGGTAGCAGTGAcccagctgctgcagcagttgtttccaccgctgcccctgttgctgctgaagagaaaaagaaagaaagaaacggAAGAATCTGA